The Amblyomma americanum isolate KBUSLIRL-KWMA chromosome 3, ASM5285725v1, whole genome shotgun sequence genome window below encodes:
- the LOC144124057 gene encoding uncharacterized protein LOC144124057: protein MTAQALHRSPRRHNKGQLPGDTYLDSLTWTGLLVFTLLALHCDGADQTSSEPPPVNAGVVGTGRGLSHRAADRHYRRGRRLDPGSPPLPLRSARAEESRRSDAAAPDYDGGDFDYPPYHSYWPPATATDKRKDGKGGHHYHHRHRQGRRRYDDFVGDYDSYDYYGGKHDYKHEYDIVFPLLILIMAPLAVSAFLLPITASLMTNTFFLVNGATSAAIQGRRRRRSLRQLAPSAEELRNLEEVLLRAISKYGDFEEAVVPESVKRGVLST from the coding sequence GACTCGCTGACCTGGACTGGTCTCCTTGTGTTCACTCTCCTGGCGCTGCACTGTGACGGGGCAGACCAGACGTCCTCCGAGCCACCTCCGGTCAACGCTGGCGTAGTGGGAACCGGCCGTGGCCTGTCTCACCGGGCTGCGGACAGACATTATCGCCGTGGTCGCCGACTCGACCCGGGCTCCCCGCCGCTTCCTTTACGGTCAGCCCGTGCCGAAGAAAGTCGCCGAAGTGATGCAGCCGCCCCAGACTACGATGGCGGTGACTTCGATTACCCGCCGTACCACAGCTACTGGCCTCCCGCTACAGCCACGGATAAACGGAAGGACGGCAAGGGTGGTCACCACTATCACCATCGTCATCGCCAAGGTCGGAGGCGCTACGACGACTTTGTCGGTGACTACGACTCGTACGACTACTACGGCGGTAAGCACGACTACAAGCACGAGTACGACATCGTTTTTCCCTTGTTGATTCTCATCATGGCTCCGCTGGCGGTTTCCGCTTTCCTGCTGCCCATCACAGCGTCGCTCATGACCAACACGTTCTTCCTCGTCAACGGGGCCACGTCTGCGGCCATCCAGGGTAGGCGAAGGCGCAGGAGCTTGCGGCAGCTAGCGCCCTCGGCCGAAGAACTGCGGAACCTAGAAGAGGTATTGTTGCGGGCAATCAGCAAGTACGGCGATTTTGAAGAAGCTGTGGTACCGGAGTCAGTGAAACGTGGGGTGCTGTCGACTTGA